One genomic segment of Sphingobacteriales bacterium includes these proteins:
- a CDS encoding RNA methyltransferase codes for MEEKHPRDRFITIYGRKPVLEALNNPNLQIDKVLMATNAVGAVVLAIEQACGLRGVQCIRMPAVQVARISKKPDEDQGVVADILAPNIQTVNYFIANDLQYLQQNAPQKQVNLLALDGITTPANVGLIIRTAAGMGIDGIVYPRVGCPAIGPLVIKASAGVIFKARLLRCEHIADGLHLLRQAKCRIYGLSGQAKQSIYQPNTSTTTNTPAVWVLGGETHGIGTKTTQYIDEWRSIPMQANVESLNVACAAAVLCGELLRQKLNK; via the coding sequence ATGGAAGAAAAACACCCACGCGACCGTTTTATTACCATTTATGGCCGAAAACCGGTTTTAGAGGCATTAAACAACCCTAATTTGCAAATAGATAAAGTGTTGATGGCTACCAATGCCGTAGGCGCTGTGGTATTGGCTATTGAACAAGCATGTGGTTTGCGGGGGGTTCAGTGTATCCGGATGCCGGCTGTGCAAGTAGCACGCATCAGCAAAAAACCCGATGAAGATCAAGGTGTGGTAGCCGATATATTAGCTCCAAATATACAAACAGTAAATTATTTTATTGCCAACGACTTACAATACTTACAGCAAAACGCTCCTCAAAAACAAGTTAATTTATTAGCCCTTGATGGCATTACTACCCCCGCTAACGTGGGACTTATTATACGAACCGCAGCCGGCATGGGCATTGATGGCATTGTTTACCCGCGTGTGGGCTGCCCTGCTATTGGCCCCTTAGTAATAAAAGCATCGGCGGGAGTTATTTTTAAAGCTCGCTTGTTGCGCTGCGAGCATATTGCCGATGGACTGCACCTGCTACGGCAGGCTAAATGCCGTATTTATGGTTTAAGCGGCCAAGCCAAACAAAGTATTTACCAGCCAAACACCAGCACCACAACAAATACCCCGGCGGTATGGGTATTAGGCGGAGAAACGCATGGAATTGGCACCAAAACAACCCAATATATTGACGAATGGCGTTCAATACCCATGCAGGCAAACGTTGAGTCGTTAAATGTGGCCTGTGCGGCAGCAGTTCTTTGCGGCGAGCTGTTGCGGCAAAAGCTAAATAAATAA
- a CDS encoding fibronectin type III domain-containing protein: MPYHPTNSSKAFARFAFLCIVTLLGLLSQPQQVLKAQNQGQMQACGVDFWRQKHIKNNPKYIVYENKCNHQLATATLQKLNNTAKQGKDDEVYTIPTVVHLVHAPSETIGKGANLKDAQVQQAINWLNDAFNNKNSYYNSKGISVGIEFCLATRDPEGSSTTGIVRHASSKYTNIDLKEDEDIYVKTDIAQWDPDKYLNIWVVTDMCYVNDCNTVGLTPYATSAGTAADGILTVAKYFGSSIDETKVLIHEAGHYLNLFHTFENGCTNNNCLENGDYVCDTPPDGSKISTANCSTPDNSCTTDTDDTHPRNPFRAKNIGGLGDQNDPTDNYLDYNKRACKVRFTEGQKDRMRLSFIKYRSSLIESDGCLSLVLLDAAITDITNPEGFACNAALAPTVIIKNYGTQSLKKATINYYLSNAPGTIYNYFWVGNLPAGFAESVLLPPTNDLTFSGSYTLTAYTTAPNGLTDLNTTNDDASQTFAFAILNAMPFAENFELNTAKWSIINPDNDQTWKLQLSNKCEDTDMFSFYVNSYNYYNLNQYDYAYTRLDLNTYTNAALNFDVAYCQAGASYTDGLRVIVSTNCGETFKEVYNKKGSSLATKSGYCTSTFIPANCDEWRTETLGLSAYAGGEVLIGFEAFSENGNNIYIDNISITGTQTIICDPPTKLAAGNITQVSAQIAWETTEITPTHTLRYRPFGQDEWKYIYNISKTNTALNYLIPGTTYELQVQTTCIDNSLSPYCPVINFSTLDASCYPPYDLAVSDIYTKSASVYWEPVYGAVNYEVYYSFGFDTYKFLVYTPDNYLNLTDLYTNKEYKLYVRAICSEGDTSLKSEPIYFTPKFSCQPPNGLTAEKVTKSSALLLWQPQDGALSYLFEYRFVGGNNKDWKKLIVSQAQIEITDLTPKTDYEARIKTTCDTQYGSSDYSDILIFNTGYDCPAPQNPAATAITENAVTLKWEGFPGAFYAIRFKKASEFIWQNKYTTADSINISLLEPCTEYSFSIKTACDFDTSTYSAVKSFFTTCKGYALSKAESSANEWIEGISINNVLHVSGKNNGYADFTEKLVFELPKDTVLPLLVSAGVKNKGYVLYWQIWVDWNQNYDFEPGERIFSASNLVANMFYKPGTTFKGNFTIPDAALEGKTRMRVSMSSTGWVGPNDVFDYGEVEDYTVDIVKKSGKGGLFYGNQQNPDDNANADCYLPNHNDNCLQVQQNIANKYAQISLSVPLLNDGQFLLRNTNGQIVLSQPVAANDQIPPNITISTANLPAGLYICSLQTASDQWHKKLMVVQ; the protein is encoded by the coding sequence ATGCCGTATCATCCCACTAACTCGAGCAAAGCGTTTGCACGTTTTGCCTTTCTTTGTATTGTTACTTTACTAGGATTATTATCTCAGCCGCAACAGGTTTTAAAAGCTCAAAATCAAGGTCAAATGCAAGCTTGCGGCGTTGATTTTTGGCGGCAAAAACACATAAAAAACAACCCTAAATACATAGTTTATGAAAATAAATGTAACCATCAGTTGGCTACTGCCACCTTACAAAAATTAAATAATACCGCTAAACAAGGTAAAGACGACGAGGTTTACACTATTCCTACTGTTGTACATTTGGTACACGCCCCCAGCGAAACTATTGGCAAAGGCGCAAATCTTAAAGATGCGCAAGTTCAGCAAGCTATTAACTGGTTAAACGATGCTTTTAATAACAAAAACAGCTATTACAACAGCAAGGGCATATCGGTGGGTATTGAGTTTTGTTTGGCTACCCGCGACCCTGAAGGCAGTAGTACTACCGGTATAGTAAGGCACGCATCGAGCAAATATACCAATATTGACCTTAAAGAAGATGAGGACATTTATGTAAAAACTGATATTGCGCAATGGGACCCAGACAAGTATTTAAACATTTGGGTTGTTACCGACATGTGCTACGTTAACGATTGTAATACAGTTGGTTTAACGCCCTATGCAACATCGGCCGGAACAGCAGCCGATGGCATCTTAACTGTGGCCAAATACTTTGGCAGTTCAATAGACGAGACTAAAGTATTAATTCACGAAGCTGGCCATTACCTTAACCTATTCCATACTTTTGAAAACGGCTGCACTAATAACAACTGCTTAGAAAACGGCGACTATGTTTGCGACACCCCTCCGGATGGTTCAAAAATTTCGACTGCAAACTGCTCAACACCCGACAATAGTTGTACAACCGACACAGACGACACCCACCCACGCAATCCGTTCAGGGCAAAAAATATAGGTGGGCTTGGCGACCAAAACGACCCCACAGATAATTACTTAGATTACAATAAACGCGCTTGTAAAGTACGGTTTACCGAAGGCCAAAAAGACCGTATGCGCTTGTCGTTTATAAAATACAGAAGTAGTCTCATCGAAAGCGACGGCTGTTTATCGCTGGTTTTATTAGATGCTGCCATCACCGACATAACCAATCCGGAAGGGTTTGCTTGTAATGCTGCACTTGCTCCAACGGTAATTATTAAAAACTATGGCACCCAATCCTTAAAAAAAGCAACCATCAACTACTACCTCTCTAATGCACCCGGCACTATTTATAACTATTTCTGGGTAGGAAATTTGCCGGCAGGTTTTGCCGAGTCTGTATTATTACCGCCAACAAACGACCTTACTTTTTCCGGATCATACACCCTTACCGCCTACACTACTGCCCCCAATGGCCTAACCGACCTAAATACAACCAACGACGACGCTTCGCAAACCTTTGCCTTCGCCATACTAAATGCCATGCCTTTTGCCGAAAACTTTGAACTCAACACCGCCAAATGGTCTATCATAAACCCCGACAACGACCAAACTTGGAAATTACAGCTATCTAATAAATGTGAGGACACCGACATGTTCAGTTTTTATGTAAACAGCTATAATTACTATAATCTAAACCAATACGACTACGCCTACACCCGTCTTGACCTTAACACTTATACCAATGCTGCTCTTAATTTTGATGTGGCCTATTGCCAAGCAGGGGCATCGTACACCGATGGGCTGCGCGTAATTGTTTCGACCAATTGCGGCGAAACATTTAAAGAGGTTTACAATAAAAAAGGCAGTAGTTTAGCTACTAAATCCGGATATTGTACCTCAACATTCATTCCGGCAAATTGCGACGAGTGGCGTACCGAAACGCTTGGCCTGTCGGCCTATGCAGGTGGCGAAGTGCTGATAGGTTTTGAAGCTTTCTCAGAAAACGGCAATAATATTTATATAGACAATATAAGTATTACCGGCACCCAAACCATTATTTGCGACCCACCAACTAAACTTGCCGCCGGAAATATTACCCAAGTAAGCGCACAAATTGCTTGGGAAACCACCGAAATTACGCCAACTCACACCTTGCGCTACCGCCCGTTTGGCCAAGACGAATGGAAATATATTTACAATATCAGCAAAACCAATACCGCACTTAACTATTTAATTCCGGGCACAACCTACGAGTTACAAGTGCAAACCACCTGTATTGACAACTCGCTAAGCCCTTATTGCCCAGTTATTAATTTCTCAACATTAGATGCCTCCTGCTACCCACCCTACGATTTAGCAGTTAGCGATATATATACCAAATCGGCATCTGTGTATTGGGAGCCCGTTTATGGCGCCGTTAATTATGAGGTCTATTACAGTTTTGGGTTCGATACCTATAAATTTTTGGTTTATACCCCCGATAATTACCTAAACCTAACCGATTTATATACCAACAAAGAGTACAAACTTTATGTGCGGGCTATTTGCAGCGAGGGCGACACCAGTTTAAAAAGTGAACCTATTTATTTTACCCCTAAATTCAGTTGCCAGCCCCCCAACGGTTTGACAGCCGAAAAAGTAACAAAATCAAGTGCTTTATTGTTATGGCAACCCCAAGACGGCGCCTTGAGCTATTTGTTTGAATACCGTTTTGTTGGTGGCAATAACAAAGACTGGAAAAAACTAATTGTTAGTCAGGCGCAAATAGAAATTACCGACCTAACACCTAAAACAGACTACGAGGCGCGTATAAAAACCACTTGTGATACCCAATATGGTAGCAGCGATTACAGCGATATATTAATATTTAATACCGGATACGATTGTCCTGCCCCGCAAAATCCTGCAGCCACTGCCATTACCGAAAATGCTGTTACCCTTAAATGGGAAGGGTTTCCGGGTGCATTTTATGCCATCAGGTTTAAAAAAGCCAGCGAATTTATATGGCAAAACAAATATACCACCGCCGACTCAATCAATATTAGCCTGCTCGAGCCTTGTACCGAATACAGTTTTAGCATAAAAACTGCTTGCGATTTTGATACCAGCACCTACTCGGCAGTGAAATCGTTTTTTACTACGTGCAAAGGCTACGCCCTGTCAAAAGCCGAAAGTTCTGCTAATGAATGGATTGAAGGGATTAGTATTAATAATGTACTACATGTAAGTGGAAAAAATAATGGTTATGCCGATTTTACCGAAAAATTGGTATTTGAATTGCCAAAAGATACCGTTTTACCTTTATTGGTATCGGCAGGCGTAAAAAATAAAGGCTATGTTTTGTACTGGCAAATTTGGGTTGACTGGAATCAAAATTACGATTTTGAGCCCGGAGAACGGATATTTAGTGCCAGCAATTTAGTGGCTAATATGTTTTATAAACCCGGAACAACATTTAAAGGTAATTTTACTATTCCGGATGCAGCCCTTGAGGGCAAAACTCGTATGCGTGTATCTATGAGCAGCACCGGATGGGTAGGCCCCAACGATGTTTTTGACTATGGCGAAGTAGAAGACTATACGGTTGATATTGTGAAAAAATCGGGAAAAGGCGGGTTATTTTATGGCAACCAACAAAATCCGGATGATAATGCCAATGCCGACTGCTATCTGCCCAATCATAACGATAATTGTTTGCAGGTACAGCAAAATATCGCTAACAAGTACGCCCAAATTAGTTTATCTGTACCCTTGTTAAACGATGGGCAATTTTTATTGCGCAACACAAATGGCCAAATAGTATTAAGCCAACCTGTTGCCGCAAACGACCAAATACCACCAAACATAACAATAAGCACAGCTAATTTACCAGCCGGTTTATATATATGTTCCCTTCAAACTGCCTCAGATCAATGGCATAAAAAATTAATGGTTGTGCAATAA
- a CDS encoding amidohydrolase, whose product MNSKPLNDLYISLVQPNVIWENPVENRKHISQLLPKANGHIILLPEMFATGFTMNTKNFAETMQGPTVQWMLQEAQNRNQVIAGSLIIKEDDKENAKDDAINKKYYNRFVWAFPDGHCKWYNKRHLFRMGAEHLHYEPGNKRVIINYAGWRICPLVCYDLRFPAWSRNHQLPLFDLLIYVASWPQVRSFAWEQLLIARAIENQVYTVGVNRVGLDTHGQQHQGGSTVLNYMGQPMAAAPSNNEEVVINATINWEAQNEFRAKFGAWRDADTFNIE is encoded by the coding sequence ATGAACAGTAAACCCTTGAATGACCTTTATATTAGCTTGGTACAACCCAACGTAATTTGGGAAAATCCTGTCGAAAACCGCAAACATATTTCCCAATTACTGCCTAAAGCAAATGGCCACATAATATTATTGCCCGAAATGTTTGCAACCGGATTTACCATGAACACCAAGAATTTTGCCGAAACTATGCAGGGTCCAACTGTTCAATGGATGCTACAAGAAGCTCAAAATAGAAATCAAGTTATTGCCGGAAGCCTTATAATTAAAGAGGACGACAAAGAAAATGCTAAAGATGATGCTATTAATAAAAAATACTATAATCGTTTTGTATGGGCTTTTCCGGATGGGCACTGCAAATGGTATAATAAACGCCATCTTTTTAGAATGGGAGCCGAACATTTGCATTATGAACCCGGAAATAAACGAGTGATTATTAATTATGCAGGTTGGCGCATTTGCCCGTTAGTGTGTTACGATTTGCGTTTTCCGGCATGGAGCCGCAACCATCAATTGCCTTTGTTTGATTTGCTAATTTATGTGGCAAGTTGGCCGCAGGTGCGCAGTTTTGCCTGGGAGCAACTGCTTATTGCCCGCGCTATCGAAAACCAAGTTTATACAGTTGGGGTAAACCGCGTTGGCCTCGACACGCATGGCCAACAACACCAAGGAGGCAGCACGGTACTAAACTATATGGGGCAACCAATGGCTGCTGCCCCATCAAACAACGAAGAAGTGGTAATTAATGCAACCATTAATTGGGAGGCTCAAAACGAATTCAGGGCAAAATTTGGGGCTTGGCGCGATGCCGACACCTTTAATATTGAGTAA